In Astatotilapia calliptera chromosome 16, fAstCal1.2, whole genome shotgun sequence, one genomic interval encodes:
- the chn1 gene encoding N-chimaerin, giving the protein MSLRMPSRESYEVCQEEKPLVQKAKREANQEDILAAALGMRMGPQKPSATFWQPLKLFAYSQLTSLVRRASLKESDWPSRSEKAHNFKVHTFRGPHWCEHCASFMWGLMAQGVKCTDCGLNTHKQCSSLVPNNCKPDLRHIRKVYSCDLSTLVKACNTARPMVVDMCIREIESRGLKSEGLYRISGFSESVEEVKSRFDKDGEKTDISVNAYEDINIITGALKLYLRDLPVPVISFDAYPRFIEAAKLTDAEKKLEAFREALALLPPPHAETLKYLMAHLKRVTQNEKFNLMNAENLAIIFGPTLMRAPNTDAITALNDIRYQRQVVEVLIKKEDVLF; this is encoded by the exons ATGAGTTTGAG AATGCCATCTAGAGAGTCCTATGAGGTTTGCCAGGAAGAGAAGCCTCTGGTGCAAAAGGCCAAGCGTGAGGCCAATCAGGAGGATATTCTGGCCGCAGCCCTGGGGATGAGGATGGGGCCACAAAAACCTTCAGCCACTTTTTGGCAGCCACTTAAACTGTTCGCCTATTCGCAGCTCACCTCACTGGTTCGCAGAGCTTCACTGAAGGAGAGCGACTGGCCCTCCAGATCTGAGAAAGCCCACAACTTTAAG GTCCATACCTTTCGGGGACCTCACTGGTGCGAGCACTGTGCCAGCTTCATGTGGGGACTGATGGCTCAGGGGGTCAAATGTACAG ATTGTGGTTTGAACACCCACAAGCAGTGCTCATCTCTGGTACCAAACAACTGCAAACCCGACCTGAGACACATCCGGAAAGTTTACAGCTGTGACCTCAGCACGCTAGTTAAAGCTTGCAATACAGCCCGACCCATGGTGGTGGACATGTGCATAAGAGAGATCGAGTCCAGAG GACTGAAGTCAGAAGGCCTCTACAGAATATCTGGATTCAGCGAATCAGTGGAAGAGGTCAAGTCCAGGTTTGACAAAG ATGGCGAGAAGACAGACATCTCAGTGAATGCCTATGAAGACATCAATATCATCACGGGTGCATTGAAACTGTACCTCAGGGATTTGCCTGTTCCTGTCATCTCATTCGACGCTTACCCCAGGTTCATCGAGGCTGCAA AGCTCACAGACGCAGAGAAGAAGCTGGAAGCTTTCCGCGAGGCTCTTGCTCTCCTACCACCACCACACGCTGAAACTCTAAAGTACCTCATGGCTCACTTAAAAAG GGTGACACAAAATGAGAAATTCAACTTGATGAACGCAGAAAACCTTGCCATCATTTTCGGGCCCACCCTCATGCGTGCACCCAACACGGACGCCATAACAGCGCTGAATGACATCCGCTATCAGAGACAGGTGGTGGAGGTGCTCATTAAAAAAGAGGATGTACTCTTCTAA